The proteins below are encoded in one region of Telopea speciosissima isolate NSW1024214 ecotype Mountain lineage chromosome 10, Tspe_v1, whole genome shotgun sequence:
- the LOC122641848 gene encoding 50S ribosomal protein L25-like, with protein sequence MWIHRPLLTKAIQFRFFSQAAVAAALHEPEVPLTYLEGLPKPNPKYAETILAIPRTTSGKSIAAKERKAGRVPSIVFEQEDGQHGGNKRLISVHTNQIKKLVNHLGRSFFLSSLFDLEVRPTFDSEDVIEKVRVLPRWIHLHAGTDAVLNVTFIRAPSHAFLKVDVPLVFRGEDVSPGLRKGAYLNTIKRTVKYLCPADIVPPYIDVDLSELDVGQKLVMGDLKVHPALRLLKSKDEPVCKIMGARVSEQQKKSK encoded by the exons ATGTGGATCCATCGGCCTCTGCTCACCAAGGCTATACAATTCCGGTTCTTTTCGCAAGCAGCAGTTGCAGCTGCTCTTCACGAACCCGAAGTCCCTCTCACATACCTGGAAGGTCtccccaaaccaaaccccaaaTATGCTGAGACGATACTTGCCATCCCTCGCACTACTTCAGGTAAAAGTATAGCGGCGAAAGAGAGGAAAGCTGGTCGAGTGCCGAGCATCGTGTTCGAGCAGGAAGATGGACAGCACGGTGGGAACAAGAGACTAATCTCTGTTCATACTAATCAGATAAAAAAACTCGTCAAtcatcttggccgatccttcttcctctccagcCTCTTTGATCTGGAGGTTAGACCAACGTTCGACTCCGAAGATGTTATTGAGAAGGTTCGCGTATTGCCACGATGG ATTCATCTCCATGCGGGCACAGATGCAGTTCTCAATGTTACATTTATAAGAGCCCCATCTCATGCTTTTTTGAAGGTTGATGTTCCTCTTGTCTTCAGAGGAGAAGATGTATCCCCTGGATTAAGAAAAG GAGCTTATTTGAATACCATAAAGAGGACTGTTAAATACCTTTGCCCTGCTGATATCGTCCCGCCATATATTGACGTTGATCTAAGTGAGTTGGATGTTGGCCAAAAGTTGGTAATGGGTGATCTCAAGGTTCATCCGGCGCTACGGCTTCTTAAATCCAAGGATGAGCCTGTTTGTAAGATTATGGGGGCAAGGGTTTCTGAGCAGCAAAAGAAGTCTAAATAA
- the LOC122641500 gene encoding nudix hydrolase 23, chloroplastic-like gives MMFRVVQFIASSAGVVSTPPVVRWKPLGSGGLSFSSIFAKSSSTSSRAAAFTLVFPVVSARRSGCFRAFRLFASLSESDDGSSSIPSSSAFHTLPQMGKIKFCQWCGGPTKHAIPDGDERERAICTICGKIAYQNPKMVVGCLVEHDDKVLLCKRNIPPSHGLWTLPAGYMEIGESAAEGAIRETWEEAGAEVEIISHFAHLDIPRIGQSYIIFRARLKKPGISAGPESMECQLFKLEDIPFDSLAFSSMLVALNLYVQDIKSGKLKFHFGTINKREGAGPFDIHAHTLDSHVTTDDSHCHSFFVK, from the exons ATGATGTTCAGAGTTGTACAGTTTATTGCATCGTCTGCTGGGGTGGTATCAACACCTCCAGTTGTTCGATGGAAGCCCCTTGGGAGTGGTGGCCTCTCGTTCTCGTCAATTTTCGCCAAATCATCTTCAACATCTTCAAGAGCCGCAGCGTTTACTCTTGTTTTTCCTGTTGTTTCTGCTCGCCGGAGTGGTTGCTTCAGGGCTTTCCGATTATTTGCATCTCTTTCAGAATCAGATGATGGCTCGTCTTCTATTCCTTCATCAAGTGCATTTCACACGCTg CCTCAAATGGGTAAGATCAAATTCTGTCAGTGGTGTGGTGGCCCTACGAAGCATGCTATTCCGGATGgtgatgaaagagagagagctaTTTGCACGATTTGTGGCAAAATTGcataccaaaacccaaaaatg GTTGTTGGTTGCCTAGTTGAACATGATGACAAAGTTCTACTTTGCAAGCGTAACATTCCACCAAGTCATGGCCTTTG GACGCTTCCTGCAGGCTACATGGAAATTGGAGAGTCTGCCGCAGAAGGGGCAATTAGGGAAACTTGGGAAGAAGCAGGTGCAGAGGTGGAAATAATATCACATTTTGCTCATTTGGATATCCCTCGTATTGGGCAA AGTTACATCATTTTTAGGGCACGGTTGAAGAAGCCTGGGATTTCAGCTGGTCCCGAGTCAATGGAGTGCCAGCTTTTTAAACTTGAAGATATTCCATTTGATTCTCTGGCTTTTTCATCAATGCTGGTAGCACTGAACTTG TATGTTCAAGACATCAAGTCTGGTAAACTCAAGTTTCACTTTGGTACCATAAACAAGAG AGAAGGTGCTGGTCCCTTTGACATTCATGCCCACACTCTGGATTCCCATGTCACAACTGATGATTCTCATTGCCATTCTTTCTTTGTAAAGTAG
- the LOC122641847 gene encoding nicotinate-nucleotide pyrophosphorylase [carboxylating], chloroplastic isoform X2 yields the protein MFGIRCSVVNFSSVSPSLCPRLSSSSRRIVSMSALETRNPTVPLKSMVVKPPSHPTYDLKGMIKLALSEDAGDRGDVTCMATVPVDMEVEAHFLAKDDGVIAGIALADMIFDEVDPSLKVEWYQMDGDYIRKGMQFGKVYGRAHNIVVAERVVLNFMQRMSGIATLTKAMADAAHPACILETRKTAPGLRLVDKWAVLIGGGQNHRMGLFDMVMIKDNHISVAGGVSNAIKSVDQFLEQRNLLMGVEVETRTLEEVKEVLHYTSQTKTSLTRIMLDNMVVPLPNGDVDVSMLKEAVELINGSFETEASGNVTLGTVHKIGQTGVTYISSGALTHSVKALDISLKIDTELALQVGRRTKRA from the exons ATGTTTGGGATTCGTTGTTCTGTCGTTAATTTCTCTTCTGTCTCTCCTTCACTGTGTCCACGTCTGTCTTCAAGTTCAAG GCGGATTGTGAGTATGTCTGCACTCGAAACTAGAAACCCGACAGTTCCCCTAAAATCTATGGTGGTAAAGCCTCCTTCTCATCCTACTTATGATCTCAAAGGCATGATCAAACTCGCCCTGTCTGAAGACGCCGGTGATCGTG GAGATGTGACTTGTATGGCCACAGTTCCTGTTGACATGGAAGTTGAAGCACATTTCTTGGCCAAGGACGATGGGGTGATTGCAGGAATTGCTCTTGCAGATATGATATTTGATGAGGTTGATCCTTCCCTGAAG GTTGAGTGGTATCAGATGGACGGGGACTATATTCGGAAGGGGATGCAGTTTGGTAAAGTATATG GACGAGCACACAACATTGTTGTGGCTGAAAGGGTTGTACTCAATTTTATGCAGAGGATGAGCGGAATTGCAACTCTAACCAAG GCAATGGCAGATGCTGCACACCCTGCATGCATTTTAGAGACGAGGAAAACTGCCCCAGGTTTACGTTTGGTGGATAAGTGGGCG GTACTAATTGGTGGAGGGCAGAACCACAGGATGGGTTTATTTGATATGGTGATGATAAAAGACAATCATATTTCAGTAGCTGGAGGTGTTTCAAATGCCATAAAATCTGTGGACCAGTTTTTAGAGCAAAGGAATCTTCTGATGGGCGTTGAG GTTGAAACCAGGACACTTGAGGAAGTGAAAGAGGTATTACATTATACATCCCAGACAAAAACTTCCTTGACCCGGATAATGTTAGACAATATGGTTGTGCCATTACCTAATGGAGATGTGGATGTGTCCATGCTTAAAGAAGCTGTTGAATTGATAAATGGAAGTTTTGAGACTGAG GCATCTGGTAATGTTACTCTTGGAACAGTTCACAAGATTGGACAAACTGGCGTAACCTACATTTCCAG TGGTGCTTTAACACATTCAGTGAAGGCACTTGATATATCCCTTAAAATTGATACAGAGCTTGCACTTCAAGTTGGAAGGCGTACAAAAAGAGCATAA
- the LOC122641847 gene encoding nicotinate-nucleotide pyrophosphorylase [carboxylating], chloroplastic isoform X1, translating to MFGIRCSVVNFSSVSPSLCPRLSSSSSCRRIVSMSALETRNPTVPLKSMVVKPPSHPTYDLKGMIKLALSEDAGDRGDVTCMATVPVDMEVEAHFLAKDDGVIAGIALADMIFDEVDPSLKVEWYQMDGDYIRKGMQFGKVYGRAHNIVVAERVVLNFMQRMSGIATLTKAMADAAHPACILETRKTAPGLRLVDKWAVLIGGGQNHRMGLFDMVMIKDNHISVAGGVSNAIKSVDQFLEQRNLLMGVEVETRTLEEVKEVLHYTSQTKTSLTRIMLDNMVVPLPNGDVDVSMLKEAVELINGSFETEASGNVTLGTVHKIGQTGVTYISSGALTHSVKALDISLKIDTELALQVGRRTKRA from the exons ATGTTTGGGATTCGTTGTTCTGTCGTTAATTTCTCTTCTGTCTCTCCTTCACTGTGTCCACGTCTGTCTTCAAGTTCAAG TTGCAGGCGGATTGTGAGTATGTCTGCACTCGAAACTAGAAACCCGACAGTTCCCCTAAAATCTATGGTGGTAAAGCCTCCTTCTCATCCTACTTATGATCTCAAAGGCATGATCAAACTCGCCCTGTCTGAAGACGCCGGTGATCGTG GAGATGTGACTTGTATGGCCACAGTTCCTGTTGACATGGAAGTTGAAGCACATTTCTTGGCCAAGGACGATGGGGTGATTGCAGGAATTGCTCTTGCAGATATGATATTTGATGAGGTTGATCCTTCCCTGAAG GTTGAGTGGTATCAGATGGACGGGGACTATATTCGGAAGGGGATGCAGTTTGGTAAAGTATATG GACGAGCACACAACATTGTTGTGGCTGAAAGGGTTGTACTCAATTTTATGCAGAGGATGAGCGGAATTGCAACTCTAACCAAG GCAATGGCAGATGCTGCACACCCTGCATGCATTTTAGAGACGAGGAAAACTGCCCCAGGTTTACGTTTGGTGGATAAGTGGGCG GTACTAATTGGTGGAGGGCAGAACCACAGGATGGGTTTATTTGATATGGTGATGATAAAAGACAATCATATTTCAGTAGCTGGAGGTGTTTCAAATGCCATAAAATCTGTGGACCAGTTTTTAGAGCAAAGGAATCTTCTGATGGGCGTTGAG GTTGAAACCAGGACACTTGAGGAAGTGAAAGAGGTATTACATTATACATCCCAGACAAAAACTTCCTTGACCCGGATAATGTTAGACAATATGGTTGTGCCATTACCTAATGGAGATGTGGATGTGTCCATGCTTAAAGAAGCTGTTGAATTGATAAATGGAAGTTTTGAGACTGAG GCATCTGGTAATGTTACTCTTGGAACAGTTCACAAGATTGGACAAACTGGCGTAACCTACATTTCCAG TGGTGCTTTAACACATTCAGTGAAGGCACTTGATATATCCCTTAAAATTGATACAGAGCTTGCACTTCAAGTTGGAAGGCGTACAAAAAGAGCATAA